The genomic interval TGCGCCGGCACGGTTGCATCCATCCGCTCCACATCGCCCACGCAGATATCGCATGTTTCGCAGTTTTCTTTTTCGTAGTCTTCACCGAAATAACCCAGAATCGTTTTGCGGCGGCAGACATTCGCCTCGGCAAACCGGACCATTTGAAACAACTGATGCTCCGCGATTTTTCGTTCATCGGGATCCTCGGTCTGCTCGATAAAATAGCGCAGCTTCACAATGTCTGCGCGGCTGAAATAGAGGACACAGCGCGACGGCTCGCCATCGCGCCCGGCGCGGCCGGTTTCCTGATAGTAGCCCTCCATATTTTTCGGCAGATCACCGTGCAGCACAAAGCGCACATTCGACTTATCAATCCCCATACCGAACGCAATCGTGGCCACCACCACCTCGACCTCATCACGGTTGAATTTATCCTGATTGTCCTTCCGCTGCTTCGGCGTCAGTCCGGCGTGATACGCCAGTGCCTTGATCCCCTGCCCCTGCAGAAATTCCGCCGTGGATTCCACACTCTTGCGCGACGTGCGATAAATGATCCCCGATTCGCCGGGATGCTTCCGCAGAAATTCCAGCAACTGGATTTCCAGATTATCCTTCGGTACCACCTGATAAAACAGGTTCGGACGATCAAACGATGCCCGGGTCAGATGCGGATTACGCAGGCCGAGTTTGCGGATAATGTCTTCCGAAACCTTATGCGTCGCCGTCGCCGTGAACGCCGCAATGCCGGCCTTTGGAAAATGCTTTACGATGTTGGAAAGGGAAAGGTAATCCGGCCGGAAATCATGTCCCCATTCGGAAATACAGTGTGCTTCATCAATCGCAAAAAAACGGACTTCCGCCTTTTTCAGGGTGTCAATGAAGTCCGGCATCGCAAACCGCTCGGGCGAAACATAGAGCAGATCGAGCTGAAAATTTTCCAGGGCCTGAAAAACGCGGGCACGCTCTTTCATGCCCAGCGAGCTGTTCAGGAATTCCGCATCCAGTCCGTTGGCCTTGGCGGCATCCACCTGGTCCTTCATCAGCGAAATCAGCGGACTGATCACCACGCACAGGCCGTCGAGCATGTGGGCGGGCAGCTGATAACAGAGCGACTTTCCGCCGCCGGTCGGCATAACCGCAAACACATCCCGCTGTTCCAGAATGCGGGCAACAATCTCCTCCTGATTCGGCCGGAACTGCTGAAACCCGAATACCCGGTGCAACGCTTCATGCATGGTTTCGCTCATTCCTATACCGCCTTCACG from Verrucomicrobia bacterium S94 carries:
- the recQ gene encoding DNA helicase RecQ, encoding MSGDSGKLEREGGIGMSETMHEALHRVFGFQQFRPNQEEIVARILEQRDVFAVMPTGGGKSLCYQLPAHMLDGLCVVISPLISLMKDQVDAAKANGLDAEFLNSSLGMKERARVFQALENFQLDLLYVSPERFAMPDFIDTLKKAEVRFFAIDEAHCISEWGHDFRPDYLSLSNIVKHFPKAGIAAFTATATHKVSEDIIRKLGLRNPHLTRASFDRPNLFYQVVPKDNLEIQLLEFLRKHPGESGIIYRTSRKSVESTAEFLQGQGIKALAYHAGLTPKQRKDNQDKFNRDEVEVVVATIAFGMGIDKSNVRFVLHGDLPKNMEGYYQETGRAGRDGEPSRCVLYFSRADIVKLRYFIEQTEDPDERKIAEHQLFQMVRFAEANVCRRKTILGYFGEDYEKENCETCDICVGDVERMDATVPAQKVMSAVYRSGERFGAAHIADIVVGANTARIRELGHDQLKTYGVGKDETKKYWRRMIDDLLAQECLVQDAERFSALALTPKGKQVLFGKKKFEVIRQKAFQASDKTQVAGDYSRKLFDQLRAERQRLAQEEGVPPFVIFSDRTLREMALYFPDTPEQMAGISGVGAAKLDKYGDTFMTIIEMFKIRFPEEAEQRAVLQVPIKIKKKKKRPGQTVRETLKMAKAGHSLEGIAAVRDLTESTVAQHIETLLADGETLEIEKLLPAETRQLCEELFGRMGGASLRSIIEASGNKVTYADLRVVRAFMQQS